In Halobacillus amylolyticus, the following proteins share a genomic window:
- a CDS encoding alcohol dehydrogenase catalytic domain-containing protein: MKAVTYQGKEQMVTKQVETPSIKENGDMIVRITASGVCGSDLHLYKGGIEPEEDYVVGHEPMGIVEEVGPDVKSLKKGDRVVIPFNIGCGECYFCKNQMESQCDQSNPHGEIGGLFGFTEMFGNYPGGQAEYLRVPYADFTSFKVPESSDLDDESVMFLSDVIPTAYWSVEHSGVNEGDNVIVLGSGPIGLMAQKFAKLKGANRVIAVDQVDHRLEHAERTNSVEAYNFRTSPEIGSLLHEETKGGADVVIDCVGMDGTVPPNKEFGSEFDNQFGTISPIQTAAQSVRKFGTVQLTGVYGTEANGFPIGDFFSRNVSLKMGQAPVIHLMPKLYDMIENNEFDPTDIITHRMSLDDAPKGYDIFDKKEDGNIKVILKP, encoded by the coding sequence ATGAAAGCTGTCACATATCAAGGAAAAGAGCAAATGGTAACGAAACAAGTCGAAACCCCTTCTATTAAAGAGAATGGGGATATGATTGTAAGAATAACGGCAAGTGGAGTATGCGGGTCAGATCTCCATCTGTATAAGGGTGGGATCGAGCCGGAAGAAGATTATGTGGTAGGTCATGAACCGATGGGAATTGTCGAAGAGGTAGGGCCTGATGTGAAAAGTTTAAAAAAAGGTGATCGTGTCGTGATCCCATTTAATATTGGCTGCGGAGAATGTTATTTCTGTAAAAACCAAATGGAAAGTCAGTGTGATCAATCAAACCCTCACGGTGAGATTGGCGGTCTATTTGGATTTACAGAGATGTTTGGCAACTACCCAGGCGGCCAGGCAGAATATCTGCGGGTTCCTTATGCAGACTTCACTTCATTTAAAGTTCCTGAATCAAGCGATTTGGACGATGAAAGTGTCATGTTTTTGTCTGACGTGATTCCAACAGCTTACTGGAGTGTTGAGCATAGTGGTGTGAACGAGGGGGATAATGTAATCGTGCTAGGGAGCGGACCAATTGGCTTGATGGCCCAGAAGTTCGCTAAGTTAAAGGGAGCGAATAGAGTGATCGCTGTCGACCAAGTCGATCACCGCCTTGAACACGCCGAGCGTACGAATAGTGTGGAGGCTTATAACTTTAGAACATCTCCGGAAATTGGCTCTCTTCTACATGAAGAGACCAAAGGAGGGGCAGATGTCGTGATTGATTGTGTAGGGATGGACGGAACTGTACCGCCGAATAAAGAGTTCGGTTCAGAGTTCGATAATCAGTTCGGAACGATCAGCCCGATTCAGACCGCCGCCCAGTCTGTCCGTAAGTTTGGAACCGTCCAACTTACTGGTGTATATGGTACGGAAGCAAACGGTTTTCCAATTGGAGACTTTTTCAGCCGAAATGTTTCATTGAAGATGGGGCAAGCACCCGTTATTCATCTGATGCCTAAGTTATATGACATGATTGAGAATAATGAGTTTGACCCTACAGATATTATTACCCATAGAATGTCACTCGATGACGCACCGAAAGGGTACGATATCTTTGATAAAAAGGAAGATGGAAACATTAAAGTGATTCTGAAGCCGTAA
- a CDS encoding sensor histidine kinase, whose protein sequence is MEKLLKVSLQVKILGLVIVLLLLVLSLVTFMVVYMESNEDVENAENLALQTAKTLSYMPVIQDSFLSSDRPTDEMDHIADQIRAEVDASAIKIVNRTGDMYGYSGPKSTITSAREDHYRALVYGSNYVLHTQDDDHKILKGISPIIIDYGDYKQVEGSVSVEFEMKSIHNEIAADIKKIIMASGAVFLIGIAGSFFLARSIRKDTLGLEPFEISALYRERNAVLQSVKEGMIAFDHSGTITMINLSARELLELPRIVEGQNVYDVISSPKLLDLVNSEKGLVNKELQYKDKTVIINSSPIIEEEKRTGTVVSFRDKTEIKKMIDAISEVKQYSEDLRAQAHEFTSKLYVILGLIQLSKYDEAIELIQEETHTQEQVTEMFFKNIHDEKVQAILLGKFAKASEKKINFKIEEGSSLAPLPEHIRLSPLIVILGNLINNAFEAVSNQDEKSVSFFVTDLGNDIVFEIADNGKGVTKGTENQIFQKGFSLKGNNRGYGLANVKEEVYALKGAIELSSPEHGGTIFAIILPKQVG, encoded by the coding sequence ATGGAAAAGCTTCTAAAAGTTTCACTGCAGGTCAAGATCTTAGGATTAGTTATCGTTCTACTATTGCTCGTTTTATCTTTAGTTACGTTCATGGTCGTCTATATGGAGTCTAATGAAGATGTTGAAAACGCTGAGAACTTAGCACTTCAAACAGCCAAAACCCTTTCCTATATGCCTGTGATTCAAGATTCCTTTCTATCATCTGACAGACCAACAGATGAAATGGACCACATTGCCGATCAGATTAGAGCTGAAGTGGATGCCTCAGCTATTAAAATTGTCAATCGAACCGGGGATATGTACGGATATTCCGGTCCGAAGTCTACCATAACTTCTGCTAGAGAGGATCATTACCGCGCTTTAGTGTACGGAAGTAACTATGTCCTTCACACACAAGATGATGATCATAAAATCCTCAAAGGAATCTCACCGATTATCATCGACTATGGAGATTATAAACAAGTAGAGGGTAGCGTGTCCGTAGAGTTCGAAATGAAATCGATACATAACGAAATCGCTGCAGATATTAAAAAAATCATTATGGCTTCCGGCGCTGTTTTCCTGATTGGAATCGCCGGCAGTTTCTTCCTGGCCAGAAGTATTCGTAAAGACACTCTTGGCCTTGAACCTTTTGAAATATCTGCCTTATACAGGGAGAGAAATGCTGTATTGCAGTCCGTCAAAGAAGGGATGATTGCCTTTGACCACTCCGGAACCATTACAATGATTAACCTTTCAGCTAGGGAGTTATTAGAGCTGCCCCGGATCGTCGAAGGCCAAAACGTGTACGATGTGATCTCATCACCAAAATTACTTGATTTAGTCAATTCCGAAAAGGGGCTAGTGAATAAGGAACTTCAATATAAGGATAAGACTGTGATTATTAACAGCAGTCCGATTATCGAAGAAGAGAAGCGAACGGGTACTGTCGTTAGTTTTAGAGATAAAACGGAGATTAAAAAAATGATTGATGCCATTTCCGAGGTCAAGCAATATTCTGAAGACCTAAGAGCTCAGGCCCACGAATTTACGAGCAAGCTTTATGTCATTTTAGGGTTGATTCAATTAAGCAAGTATGACGAGGCCATTGAATTGATCCAGGAAGAAACTCACACACAAGAACAGGTAACGGAAATGTTTTTCAAAAATATCCATGATGAAAAGGTCCAGGCTATTCTGCTTGGTAAATTCGCTAAAGCTTCTGAGAAAAAAATCAACTTTAAAATCGAAGAAGGAAGTTCCTTAGCTCCTTTACCTGAGCATATCCGCTTATCACCGCTGATTGTCATTCTAGGAAACTTGATTAACAATGCATTTGAAGCTGTTTCTAATCAGGATGAAAAGAGCGTTTCCTTTTTCGTAACAGATTTAGGCAATGATATTGTTTTTGAAATTGCTGACAATGGAAAGGGAGTAACAAAAGGAACGGAAAATCAAATTTTTCAAAAAGGGTTCTCCCTTAAAGGGAATAATCGGGGGTATGGCCTTGCAAATGTTAAAGAAGAGGTTTACGCGTTAAAAGGGGCCATCGAATTAAGCAGCCCTGAGCATGGGGGAACGATTTTCGCCATTATCCTCCCTAAACAAGTGGGATAA
- a CDS encoding response regulator, translated as MFHVIIAEDDFRVAQIHEEFLAKVKHMKLIGKAGNAKETFQLLEAHSIDLLLLDVYMPDQLGTELLHKIREQYPCVDIIMITAATDKSFLEKAISYGVQDYLIKPVTIEQFQDSLSRYQKKKEMLQSTNEVNKDILDQVFGSGTKEQAAPSLPTGIDFRTLEKIKSLLKEEADGITSERAGEKIGASRTTARRYLEYLVGINDATVEQVYGIVGRPERRYYIE; from the coding sequence ATGTTTCATGTCATTATTGCAGAAGATGACTTCCGAGTGGCACAAATTCACGAGGAGTTTTTAGCGAAAGTGAAACATATGAAACTAATAGGTAAAGCTGGTAACGCAAAAGAAACATTTCAATTATTGGAAGCACATTCTATCGATCTACTATTGCTTGACGTTTATATGCCAGATCAGCTCGGGACGGAGCTTTTACACAAAATTAGAGAACAATATCCATGTGTAGATATTATTATGATCACCGCTGCTACAGATAAGTCTTTTTTGGAAAAAGCGATCAGTTACGGTGTTCAGGATTATTTAATCAAACCTGTGACCATTGAACAATTCCAGGATTCTTTATCACGCTATCAAAAAAAGAAAGAGATGCTTCAGTCAACGAATGAGGTTAATAAGGATATTTTGGATCAAGTATTTGGATCGGGAACGAAAGAACAGGCTGCCCCCTCCCTCCCCACTGGCATCGACTTTAGGACATTAGAGAAAATAAAATCCCTCCTCAAGGAAGAAGCAGACGGGATCACTTCTGAGAGAGCCGGTGAAAAGATTGGAGCTTCCAGAACTACTGCTCGAAGATACCTCGAGTACTTAGTAGGCATAAACGATGCCACCGTTGAACAGGTTTATGGGATAGTCGGCCGTCCTGAGCGACGATACTATATCGAGTAA
- a CDS encoding tripartite tricarboxylate transporter substrate binding protein, producing the protein MRKFGMIPILLLLLLMAACSGNASGSQEYPTNNIEIVAPASPGGGWDLTARSLENVLSGQDLVENNINVVNKPGGGGEVGWQYLKSKDSHSLAVNSSLVLTNNLLGQSKLTYEDFTPIATLATEWQALAVPADSEFNTATEFLEATKADPGSIKIGVGPGLGNDDHLSLVQAASEFGINPSELNFLVYEGGGDVVTALLGGHVNAVTTSLSEVKDQHLAGKLKILAVSSEKPVKGIEDVPTWKEAGVDMVFPHWRGLMGPPDMTDEEIAYWDDKLSKMVETEAWQEVLNNNDWEGFYKNSEETEAFLKEQHDLYQKLVKDSGLVN; encoded by the coding sequence ATGCGAAAGTTTGGAATGATACCGATCCTCTTATTACTTCTCCTGATGGCAGCCTGTTCAGGGAATGCTTCAGGAAGTCAGGAATACCCCACTAATAATATCGAAATCGTTGCACCCGCTTCCCCCGGCGGAGGCTGGGATTTAACCGCTCGTTCCCTGGAAAATGTTCTGTCTGGTCAAGATCTAGTAGAAAACAATATAAATGTCGTTAATAAACCTGGCGGTGGTGGCGAAGTCGGTTGGCAATACTTAAAATCTAAAGACTCCCATTCTTTAGCTGTTAATTCTAGCCTGGTGTTAACAAATAATCTTCTAGGACAAAGTAAGCTGACTTACGAAGACTTCACCCCTATCGCCACATTGGCAACAGAATGGCAGGCCCTGGCTGTTCCTGCTGACTCTGAATTTAATACAGCTACGGAATTCTTAGAAGCAACAAAAGCGGACCCTGGTTCAATTAAAATTGGTGTCGGACCTGGCTTAGGCAACGATGATCACTTATCGCTGGTCCAGGCGGCTAGTGAGTTCGGTATTAACCCTTCCGAACTGAACTTCCTCGTTTATGAAGGCGGCGGCGATGTAGTAACCGCTTTGCTCGGCGGTCACGTCAATGCCGTTACTACCTCCCTATCCGAAGTTAAAGACCAGCACCTTGCCGGTAAGCTTAAGATTTTAGCTGTTTCTTCTGAGAAACCAGTTAAGGGAATAGAAGACGTGCCTACATGGAAAGAGGCTGGGGTCGACATGGTCTTCCCTCACTGGAGAGGACTCATGGGACCTCCAGACATGACAGATGAAGAAATTGCTTATTGGGATGATAAATTAAGCAAAATGGTTGAAACCGAAGCATGGCAAGAGGTCCTAAACAATAACGATTGGGAAGGATTCTATAAAAATAGCGAGGAAACGGAAGCCTTTCTAAAAGAACAGCATGACTTATATCAAAAACTCGTTAAAGACTCTGGATTAGTTAACTAA
- a CDS encoding tripartite tricarboxylate transporter TctB family protein: MKTIKMSIPVLLILFSIIFLIASFNLPKANLGNPNAPMYFPAGLSIIMLIFSVIYFFQELKNIHKENQYIRQILSGRTPKLIGFTLLFGAVYAFIFNPLGFLLSTIIYLGALLFYINGSNKWLVNIIVTISFSFISWYAFSELLGVSLP; this comes from the coding sequence ATGAAAACAATTAAAATGAGTATCCCTGTGTTGCTCATTCTATTTAGTATTATTTTCTTAATTGCCTCATTTAATTTACCAAAAGCGAATCTAGGCAACCCGAATGCACCTATGTATTTCCCTGCAGGATTAAGCATCATTATGCTGATCTTTAGTGTGATCTATTTCTTTCAAGAACTGAAGAACATTCATAAAGAAAACCAATACATTAGGCAGATCTTATCCGGAAGAACTCCAAAGCTGATTGGATTTACCCTTTTATTTGGGGCCGTTTATGCTTTTATTTTCAACCCGCTCGGTTTTCTATTATCAACCATTATTTATCTGGGTGCCTTGCTCTTTTATATAAACGGGAGCAACAAATGGCTCGTTAATATCATCGTAACGATTAGCTTTTCATTTATTTCATGGTACGCATTCAGCGAATTACTTGGAGTCAGTTTACCTTAG
- a CDS encoding tripartite tricarboxylate transporter permease — protein MDVSSFMDGLSIALEPVNIMWIVIGGFLGTVVGMLPGLGPATAVAVLIPITFSMNPVSAIILMAAIYYGAMYGGSRSSILLNTPGDGSAIAATFDGYPMAQKGQAGPALAISAVASFIGGIIAVIGFVFLAVPLANFALKFGPAEYFLLMLLTLSAIVALSIGKMVKGFLAMMIGLALATVGIDTQTGVYRFTMGLPHFSDGIDFLIVIIGVYAIGEVLYNFLNIDQQKKEKKKVGKVWFTKDQWKRSKWPILRSGPIGFLIGVLPGAGGTIASMIGYTTQKQISKNPEEYGKGAVEGLAAPESSNNAASVGAMIPLLTMGIPGSGTTAVMLGALIMLGLRPGPLLFEQQPDTVWALINSMFIGNIALVIINILLVGVLVKILDTPAKVLYPIIVLLAFIGTYTLSYSTIDFFLLLVFGIFGLFLKVLDFPIAPLVLALIVGAEMEQNFRMAVLSSNGSLGIFFSSGVSITLLVLTILSLFYPLIIKLVKKRNDLEEDQMSKSS, from the coding sequence ATGGATGTAAGCAGCTTTATGGATGGGCTTTCCATTGCCTTAGAACCTGTAAATATTATGTGGATTGTCATTGGAGGATTTCTAGGAACCGTTGTTGGGATGCTTCCCGGTCTTGGACCTGCGACGGCCGTTGCGGTATTGATTCCGATTACGTTTAGTATGAATCCAGTCAGTGCGATTATATTGATGGCCGCGATTTATTATGGTGCCATGTACGGTGGCTCACGCAGCTCGATTCTTTTAAACACACCTGGTGATGGATCAGCGATTGCCGCAACATTTGACGGTTATCCCATGGCTCAAAAAGGGCAAGCTGGCCCGGCGTTAGCCATTTCCGCTGTTGCTTCCTTTATCGGTGGGATTATAGCAGTCATTGGATTTGTCTTTCTCGCTGTGCCATTAGCAAATTTCGCTTTAAAGTTTGGCCCAGCTGAATATTTCCTGCTCATGCTTCTCACTCTTTCAGCCATCGTCGCCCTTTCAATTGGAAAAATGGTCAAAGGCTTTCTTGCGATGATGATCGGACTTGCTCTAGCCACTGTAGGGATTGACACGCAAACGGGGGTGTATCGTTTTACAATGGGTCTCCCTCATTTTAGTGATGGAATTGATTTCCTGATTGTCATTATTGGTGTGTACGCGATCGGTGAAGTCCTTTATAACTTTTTGAACATTGACCAACAAAAAAAGGAAAAGAAAAAAGTCGGGAAGGTTTGGTTCACAAAGGATCAATGGAAACGATCAAAATGGCCGATTCTACGCAGTGGTCCGATTGGTTTCCTTATTGGTGTTCTCCCCGGAGCAGGTGGAACGATCGCGTCAATGATCGGCTATACTACCCAAAAGCAAATTTCAAAGAATCCTGAAGAATATGGAAAAGGGGCTGTAGAAGGATTAGCTGCACCAGAGTCCTCAAACAATGCTGCCTCTGTAGGTGCCATGATCCCCCTTCTTACGATGGGCATACCAGGTTCCGGAACAACAGCTGTCATGTTAGGGGCCCTGATTATGCTTGGACTGCGGCCTGGCCCGCTGTTATTCGAGCAGCAGCCTGACACCGTATGGGCACTGATCAACAGTATGTTTATCGGAAATATTGCATTGGTGATTATTAATATCCTGCTTGTCGGAGTACTCGTCAAAATTCTTGATACACCAGCTAAAGTGCTTTACCCGATCATCGTGCTCCTCGCCTTTATCGGAACCTATACGTTAAGTTATTCAACGATAGACTTTTTCTTACTGCTCGTCTTCGGAATTTTTGGTTTATTTTTAAAAGTACTCGATTTCCCTATCGCTCCTTTGGTCCTTGCTTTAATTGTCGGGGCTGAAATGGAGCAGAATTTCCGGATGGCTGTATTGTCGTCAAACGGAAGTCTCGGCATATTCTTCTCGTCTGGGGTGAGCATCACTTTACTTGTACTAACCATACTGTCCCTGTTTTATCCGCTCATTATCAAGCTTGTGAAGAAGAGAAACGATTTGGAAGAAGACCAAATGAGTAAATCTTCTTAA
- the tcuA gene encoding FAD-dependent tricarballylate dehydrogenase TcuA, whose amino-acid sequence MSNISDYDLVVVGAGNAALCAAISARETGASVLVLEKGPEHKRGGNSYFTDGAIRFAYNDLSDIRKLMPDLSDQEAATIVMPEYSTNDYYDDLLRVTGGKSTPELANHLVNDSYQTISWMREHGVEFELNYSNQSFEKEGQYHFWGGLPVKTKNIGMGLMKTLFERAQELEVDIWYDSRAIELKTENEQIASIVIEQNEQTVEVSTASVVLACGSFEANKQMRAEHIGKEWEAAIVRGTEYNTGDGLTMALAIGAQRHGEWSGCHSIGTDYNAPKVGDFKKPGDIFKKHSYPLSIMLNKEGERFVDEGADFRNYTYAKYGREILKQPDHVAFQIYDQQVRPMLRKEYNLEEATYYQADTLEELVEKLPVNKAPFLKTIAEYNEAVEDGYYNPTVKDEKGTTGITPPKTNWALPIEQGPFYAFPVTCGITFAFGGLHVNTEGEVLNEDSEPISGLFAAGEMVGGIFYGNYPGGSGLMSGAVFGRTAGSSAARYVLNQNTNITQ is encoded by the coding sequence ATGTCAAACATTTCTGATTATGATTTAGTTGTCGTTGGAGCAGGAAATGCTGCCCTATGTGCGGCCATTTCAGCCCGTGAAACTGGGGCAAGTGTATTAGTTCTTGAAAAAGGACCAGAACATAAACGTGGCGGCAACTCATATTTCACCGATGGCGCGATTCGTTTTGCCTATAACGACCTCAGCGACATAAGAAAACTTATGCCTGATTTATCGGATCAAGAAGCTGCAACCATTGTCATGCCTGAATATAGTACCAACGATTACTATGATGATTTGTTGAGAGTAACTGGCGGGAAAAGTACACCGGAATTAGCGAACCACTTAGTCAACGATTCCTATCAAACAATCTCTTGGATGAGAGAGCATGGTGTTGAATTCGAATTAAATTATAGCAATCAGTCTTTTGAAAAAGAAGGTCAATACCATTTCTGGGGCGGCCTCCCTGTTAAAACGAAAAACATTGGCATGGGATTGATGAAGACATTATTCGAACGAGCTCAAGAACTGGAAGTTGACATTTGGTACGATTCCCGAGCAATTGAACTTAAAACAGAGAACGAGCAGATCGCATCGATTGTTATCGAACAAAACGAGCAAACCGTTGAAGTATCTACGGCCAGTGTTGTACTTGCGTGTGGAAGCTTTGAAGCCAATAAACAAATGCGCGCAGAGCATATCGGCAAAGAATGGGAAGCAGCGATTGTCCGGGGCACGGAATATAACACTGGTGATGGATTAACCATGGCCCTTGCAATTGGTGCCCAGAGGCATGGCGAATGGTCAGGCTGCCATTCGATTGGAACAGACTACAATGCTCCAAAGGTCGGGGACTTCAAGAAGCCTGGCGACATTTTTAAAAAGCACTCCTATCCATTAAGCATCATGCTCAATAAAGAGGGCGAACGATTCGTTGATGAAGGAGCCGATTTCAGAAATTACACCTACGCTAAATATGGCAGAGAAATACTGAAGCAGCCTGATCACGTCGCTTTTCAAATCTACGACCAGCAAGTCCGTCCGATGCTACGTAAAGAATACAACCTTGAGGAGGCCACCTATTATCAAGCCGACACGCTTGAAGAGTTAGTGGAAAAGTTACCTGTAAATAAGGCACCATTTTTAAAAACGATTGCCGAGTACAACGAAGCAGTAGAAGATGGCTATTACAATCCAACCGTCAAAGATGAAAAAGGGACAACCGGGATTACACCACCGAAAACAAACTGGGCTCTACCAATTGAGCAAGGCCCCTTCTACGCCTTCCCTGTCACATGTGGCATCACCTTCGCATTTGGGGGATTGCACGTCAACACAGAAGGCGAAGTATTAAATGAGGATAGTGAGCCGATTTCAGGGTTGTTCGCTGCCGGGGAAATGGTCGGCGGCATCTTCTACGGGAATTATCCTGGGGGATCTGGACTAATGTCGGGAGCTGTCTTTGGTAGAACAGCCGGTTCTTCCGCTGCTCGTTACGTACTAAACCAAAATACAAACATCACTCAGTAA
- a CDS encoding gluconate 2-dehydrogenase subunit 3 family protein, whose amino-acid sequence MAENNDRSTMSRRRFIRNSSYAAGGAIGGGFIGTLIGRNLLGDDQEVKNKSQSDAPPDFGHALMHFTNQQEFAVLSAATERIFPEDDNGPGAVKLGVPFFIDHQLAGSYGHNDREYMQGPFYPGSDFQGYQTRLKRHEVFDVGIKAIRNESKKDFDADFVDLEGEQQDKILQKFQDGDVKLKGVTATTFFELLRSATIEGAYSDPLYGGNGNMEGWMMKEFPGNYMSYLNEIGKEEFIQKEPRALRAHLKS is encoded by the coding sequence GTGGCAGAAAACAATGATCGTTCTACCATGTCTCGTCGCCGGTTTATCAGAAATTCAAGTTACGCAGCCGGAGGGGCCATCGGTGGCGGATTTATCGGTACTCTTATTGGCAGAAATCTCTTAGGTGATGATCAAGAGGTGAAGAATAAGTCACAATCTGATGCCCCACCAGATTTTGGCCATGCCTTAATGCATTTTACTAACCAACAGGAATTTGCCGTCCTTAGCGCAGCAACAGAAAGAATCTTCCCCGAGGATGATAACGGTCCAGGTGCCGTCAAGCTAGGCGTGCCGTTTTTTATTGATCACCAGTTAGCTGGATCCTATGGCCATAATGATAGGGAGTATATGCAGGGACCATTCTACCCTGGTTCTGACTTCCAAGGCTATCAGACTAGGCTTAAGCGTCATGAAGTGTTCGATGTCGGCATTAAAGCGATACGGAATGAAAGTAAGAAAGATTTTGATGCTGATTTTGTGGATCTAGAAGGGGAGCAACAGGACAAAATCCTGCAAAAGTTTCAGGATGGCGATGTGAAGTTGAAAGGGGTTACAGCAACCACCTTCTTTGAGCTTCTTCGTTCGGCTACGATCGAAGGCGCTTATTCAGACCCGCTTTACGGAGGAAATGGCAATATGGAAGGTTGGATGATGAAGGAATTTCCAGGTAACTATATGAGCTATCTTAATGAAATTGGGAAAGAAGAATTTATTCAAAAAGAACCAAGAGCTTTGAGAGCACATCTGAAATCGTAA
- a CDS encoding GMC family oxidoreductase codes for MATTLDKVEVVTVGVGWTGGIIGAELAKKGAQVVGLERGKARSTDDFQHIHDEYRYAIRYELMQDLSRETITFRNDRDTRALPMRQLGSFLLGEGLGGAGVHWNGQTWRFLPYDLEIKSITEKKYGKNKLGDEYSIQDWGITYDELEPYFYKFEQTAGISGEDNEFSAPRSNPYPNPPMKETPITERFKKAAKNLDLSPFHMPSGNMSQTYENPDGQTIAQCQYCGFCERFGCEYGAKSSPNVTVIPTAQKTGNFELRTHANVTEVMYDGNKATGVKYVDLQTGEEFIQPADIVVLTSYVMNNVRLLLNSKVGRPYDPETRSGVIGKNYCYQILPGATAFFEEEKFNTYMGAGSLGATVDNYNGDNFDHSDVNFIHGGSVSITQTGQRPINNNTVPNDTPNWGKQFKSESIKYYHRNLSVGAQGASMPHRNNYLSLDPDYKDIFGYPLLRLTYDFTEQDKNLHAYLSEKCAAIAKEMGASKVEPREISDHYSIVPYQTTHNTGGVIMGGDPETSAVNNYSQMWDVDNLFVVGASAFAHNGGYNPTGTVGALAYRAAEGIAKFREQKGQLVKVQSSSEHV; via the coding sequence ATGGCTACAACATTAGATAAGGTAGAAGTTGTTACAGTCGGAGTCGGTTGGACAGGCGGTATCATTGGGGCAGAGCTCGCTAAGAAGGGAGCGCAAGTCGTTGGTCTTGAACGAGGAAAGGCCAGGTCTACGGATGATTTCCAGCATATCCATGATGAATACCGATATGCCATCCGTTACGAATTGATGCAGGATTTATCCCGAGAAACCATTACATTTAGGAATGATAGAGACACACGTGCCCTTCCCATGCGTCAGTTAGGTTCCTTCCTGCTTGGTGAAGGACTTGGCGGGGCAGGTGTCCACTGGAATGGACAAACGTGGCGATTCTTACCCTATGATCTTGAGATTAAATCCATAACTGAGAAGAAGTATGGGAAAAATAAGCTTGGTGACGAGTACTCCATTCAAGACTGGGGCATCACATATGATGAGCTGGAACCCTATTTCTACAAATTTGAACAGACGGCTGGTATAAGTGGGGAAGATAATGAGTTTAGTGCACCAAGAAGTAATCCTTATCCGAATCCACCAATGAAAGAAACACCCATTACCGAGCGTTTCAAAAAGGCAGCAAAGAATTTAGATCTCAGCCCTTTCCATATGCCATCAGGCAATATGTCTCAAACATATGAGAACCCTGACGGTCAGACGATTGCTCAATGTCAGTATTGCGGTTTTTGTGAACGCTTCGGTTGTGAATATGGCGCCAAGTCTTCACCAAACGTGACGGTCATCCCAACGGCTCAAAAAACAGGGAATTTCGAACTAAGAACACATGCCAATGTCACGGAAGTCATGTATGACGGAAATAAGGCAACAGGTGTTAAATATGTTGACTTGCAAACAGGCGAAGAATTTATCCAGCCTGCCGATATCGTCGTCCTGACGAGCTATGTGATGAACAATGTTCGTTTGCTGTTGAACTCTAAAGTTGGTCGTCCTTACGATCCCGAGACTCGCTCAGGTGTCATTGGTAAAAATTATTGCTATCAAATCTTGCCAGGCGCTACGGCTTTCTTTGAGGAAGAAAAATTCAACACCTATATGGGTGCAGGGTCGCTTGGAGCGACGGTCGATAACTATAATGGTGATAATTTTGACCATTCCGATGTAAACTTCATCCACGGTGGGTCCGTATCCATTACCCAGACAGGGCAACGTCCGATTAATAACAACACGGTACCTAATGACACACCAAACTGGGGAAAACAATTTAAATCTGAATCGATAAAATATTATCATCGTAACTTATCGGTTGGGGCGCAAGGTGCATCCATGCCCCATCGCAACAATTATTTGAGCCTTGATCCGGATTATAAGGATATCTTTGGATACCCACTTCTCCGGTTGACGTATGACTTTACAGAACAGGATAAAAATCTGCACGCCTACCTTAGCGAGAAATGTGCAGCTATAGCAAAAGAAATGGGCGCAAGTAAGGTAGAACCAAGAGAAATCAGTGACCACTATAGCATTGTTCCTTATCAAACCACCCATAACACCGGGGGAGTCATCATGGGGGGCGATCCTGAAACATCTGCAGTGAATAATTACTCCCAAATGTGGGATGTGGACAATCTATTTGTAGTTGGAGCTTCTGCATTTGCTCATAACGGCGGCTATAACCCCACTGGTACTGTCGGAGCTTTGGCGTATCGTGCAGCCGAAGGAATTGCTAAGTTTAGAGAACAAAAAGGACAACTGGTGAAGGTGCAAAGCAGCAGCGAACATGTCTAA
- the tatA gene encoding twin-arginine translocase TatA/TatE family subunit: MGIANIGIPGLIIILVVTLIIFGPKKLPEIGSAFGQTLSEFKKSANSLMNDEDNEQKKIVDATKDEKKDHPS; encoded by the coding sequence ATGGGCATAGCGAATATAGGCATTCCAGGGTTAATTATTATCCTTGTTGTAACATTAATTATTTTCGGACCTAAAAAATTACCCGAAATTGGCTCAGCATTTGGGCAGACACTGTCTGAGTTCAAAAAATCAGCCAACAGCCTGATGAATGATGAAGATAATGAACAGAAGAAGATTGTTGACGCAACGAAAGACGAGAAAAAAGATCATCCATCTTAA